One region of Rana temporaria chromosome 11, aRanTem1.1, whole genome shotgun sequence genomic DNA includes:
- the LOC120916860 gene encoding uncharacterized protein LOC120916860 — translation MKTLPNKEPTRDLLVRISWNLLSRDLLVRISWNLLSRDLLVRISWNLLSRDLLLRISWNLLSRDLLVRISWNLLSRDLLLRISWNLLSRDLLLRISWNLLSRDLLLKISWNLLSRDLLVRISWNLLSRDLLVRIFWNLLSRDLLLKISWNLLSRDLLLKISWNLLSRDLLVRISWNLLSRDLLVRISWNLLSRDLLVRISWNLLSRDLLVRISWNLLARDLLVRISWNLPSRDLLVRISWNLLSRDLLVRISSLQCCSILTSYTESLSRIRTYIAEAITCEHLFLFKKS, via the exons ATGAAGACGCTACCGA ACAAGGAGCCAACTAGAGACCTCCTAGTGAGGATCTCCTGGAACCTCCTCTCTAGAGACCTCCTAGTGAggatctcctggaatctcctctctAGAGACCTCCTAGTGAggatctcctggaatctcctctctAGAGACCTTCTACTAAggatctcctggaatctcctctctAGAGACCTCCTAGTGAggatctcctggaatctcctctctAGAGACCTTCTACTAAggatctcctggaatctcctctctAGAGACCTTCTACTAAggatctcctggaatctcctctctAGAGACCTTCTACTAAagatctcctggaatctcctctctAGAGACCTCCTAGTGAggatctcctggaatctcctctctAGAGACCTTCTAGTGAGGATCTTCTGGAATCTCCTCTCTAGAGACCTTCTACTAAagatctcctggaatctcctctctAGAGACCTTCTACTAAagatctcctggaatctcctctctAGAGACCTTCTAGTGAggatctcctggaatctcctctctAGAGACCTTCTAGTGAGG ATCTCCTGGAACCTCCTCTCTAGAGACCTCCTAGTGAggatctcctggaatctcctctctAGAGACCTTCTAGTGAGGATCTCCTGGAACCTCCTCGCTAGAGACCTTCTAGTGAGGATCTCCTGGAATCTCCCCTCTAGAGACCTCCTAGTGAggatctcctggaatctcctctctAGAGACCTCCTAGTGAGGATCTCCTCTCTACAATGCTGCTCAATTCTGACAAGTTACACAGAAAGTCTTAGCCGGATCAGAACCTACATCGCTGAGGCGATAACTTgtgaacatttatttttatttaagaaaaGTTAA